GTACCTGCCTTCTTTTGATGTGAGGTCACGAAATCTTAAGGCGTTCTGGCATCGCATTTGGGGCAAATAAATTCGTATTTTTACTCGTTGATTACTGAACCCGAATATTTCTATCCAAATACTTTTACTTTATTGATATGAAGCGTTCACTTGTTATTACAGTATTTATAGCATCTTTTCTTGGAGTATTTCTCTATTTCGCATTTTCACAGATTACACCCGAAGAGATTGAAAATGCACCCGACTGGCTCACCATTGAAGAAGCGATGGAAAAAGCGCAGGATGATGGCCGCCTAATCGTTATTGATATTTTTGAGGTGGGATGCCAGTTTTGCCGCGCCATGAACCGGGATGTTTACCCCGCACCATCTACACGCGCTGTGATCGACCGTGATTTTCATCCTGTTAAAATCAACGGAAATTCCGATGATATGATCACATTCATGGGTGAAGAAATGACCGAAAGTCAGTTTGCAAACAGCCTTGGCCTCACCGCATTCCCGTTTACCGTGATTCTGGATGCCGAGGGTAATGTAATCGACCGGCGAAGAGGGTACCTGGGGGTAAGTGAAATTACGCGCTTCATGAGAAATGCACGCGAAAAAGTAGCGGAAGGGTAGGATTGACAAATATTGAATATCGAATATTGAACGCCAAACGCTGAATAATGAAGTGAAGGGTTCGAAATTTTAATCATTCCTGCAGTTCATACAGACCGATACCTGATGTGATCTTTGGGTGAATAAGCCATTCTCCCTTATTTTTGAAATTGTTGTTTTCACCCAAAAATCAATCCCGCAACTATCAAATCTCTGCTATCACCTATTCCGCGTGTCCTGATTTTTCTTCTGTTTCCGGTTTTTGTATCGGGACAAAGCCTCACTCCGAATTTTTCCCATGAGCCCGGCTTTTACAGTTCAGAGATTATACTTCACATCGAAGCAGATCATCCGGATGCTATGATTTACTATACAACAGACGGGTCTGTACCGACTCTTCTCTCCCAGCCATACAACGAGCCGCTGCTTCTGGGACAGAGAGACGGGGATCCGAATGTTATTTCGGTAATACCTACCAATAATTTAGCCAGTGGTCATCACTACCGTGAAAACTGGCAATCTCCTGATGGCGAGGTTTTTAAAATTCATGCGCTTCGGGCAAAGGCTTTTTTACCAAATGGTGATTCAGGTTCTGTGAGTACTGCATCATACATCATAGATCCGGATGGATTGGATCGCTTTTCTATGCCGGTTTTCTCAATCATTACCGATCCGGATCATTTATTTAGTGAAAACGAAGGAATTTATGTGCCCGGTAATACCGGTGGAAATTATTATGAACGCGGACGGGACTGGGAGCGTGAAATTCACCTGGAGTTTTTTGAGAATGATGGAAGCCGGGTAATAGCACAGGAAGCGGGTGTTCGTATTCATGGCGGGTCAAGCCGAAACCGCCCTCGAAAATCCCTGCGGTTCTATGCCCGGTCGGATTACGGAACGAGTTGGTTCAACCATCAACTTTTGCCCGATAAACCTGTAATGCGATATAAAAGATTTCTGCTGCGTAATTCAGGGAATGACTGGAGTGAGTCCCTGTTTCGCGACGCCTACCTGCAGAGGCTCATCCAGGGAAATACAGACGTTGACCTTCAGCACTCGCGCCCTGCAATTCTGTTTATTAACGGTGAATACTGGGGAATCCACAATATTCGCGACCGCTATGATAGCCGTTATTTACAAGCAAATTACGGCCTTGATAATGACCGGGTGATTATAATGGAGAACGATTCAGAATTTGATGATGGAAACGAGGATGGGATTGAAAGCTATCATGAGCTCTATAATTATGTTACGGACAACTCAATGTCTGTGGATGCAAATTTTGAACATGCCTCCCTCCTGATGGATATGGAGAATTTCATCGATTACCAAATTTTGCAGATCTATGTAAGAAATACAGACTGGCCCGGTAATAATGTGCGGTTCTGGCGATATCTTGATGGTACCCCTGACAACAATCAATCTCCAGCAGAAGATGGGCGGTGGCGGTGGATGATTTTTGATCTCGATTTCGGGTTCGGTCTCGATTTCGATTATGTCGAAGACCGTGGCGCTTTGTATGGCGGAAATGATCCGCAACACAATACTCTTGATTTTGCTCTTGAATCCAGCAGGCTGGCATGGCCAAACCCGGGTTGGAGTACAGCATTATTTCGAAATCTCATGGAGAATGATGAATTTAAAAATAAATTCATCACCCGTTTTACAGATCTGCTGAACAGCTCTTTAAAATCTGAACGGGCTGAGTCTCTTCTCAATACCATGAAATCAACATACCTGGTTGAAATCGATGAGCATATAAGTCGCTGGCGGGAACCGACCAGAGATCACTGGGAAAATGATATTGAAACCATGCGTAACTTCGCAAAAGAACGCGAAAATGCCGTCCGGTCCATTCTGGATGACAAATTTTCTCTGGGTGAATCAAATCAGATCACTCTTTCCGTCAATCATCCGGGAATGGGAACCGTTAAGGTAAATTCACTTCGGATTGAACACGACCTTCACGGCACAACGGATGAGCTTTTTCCCTGGAGCGGCAGCTATTTCAGCAATCAATTGATCCGGCTGATCGCTATTCCGGAGGCGGGTTATTCGTTTTATGGCTGGCAGGGTGATCTCAGCTCAGCTGCAGATACCGTTGAGATAATCCTGTCATCGGCGATGGAACTTACCGCACATTTTACTGAAGGCGAACCGTTTGATGGGGATGAAATGAACCCATCGCCATACCGAATCACCAACCAGGCGTACATTTTTGATCACTGGAGTGAAGATGAACCGGAAGGAAGTTTTCCGCCACACATGGTTTTCCAGCAAAGTTCAGTTGACGATCCCGGTCTGGATGAAGAGATGACAGCGCCCTATTTCATCCCTTTCGCTGATGAAAACGACAACGACTATCATGCAGATGATCAGGATAAATTCGGGTTCCCCTACAAACTTACCGGCCGCACGCGGATTAATGGCCTGGGGAATGATGGCATTTCGATGATCAACACAGGCAGGGGGCGTGATCTTGGCGCCATTGTGCTCGCATTAGATACACGTGAGATTGAAAATTCATCCTCCATCATACATCAAATCGAATGGGAAGCGCAGACACTCGAAGCCAACAGCCGGGTATATCACGTGCGTCCTCAGTACAGAATTGGACTGAGCGGTGAATGGACAAACTTTTACGAAAACGGAGAACCTGTAGAGTACGAAAGAAATGAAAACACTTCCGAAACAAGCTATTTCCAGCATAATTTCCCGAATGAAATAACGGGCCAGCCTTATGTTCAGGTTCGCTGGAAATATTACTACACAGGTACTCGGTTGTCAGAAGAATCCGGACAACGCGACAAAATACGCCTCAATAATATCTCCACCATGGCTTACGGGCTTTCCACAGAACGTTCTGAAAATCCGGGTGGTTTTGAGCTCAAACAAAACTATCCGAATCCGTTTAACCCTGGTACAACTATAGAATTTACAACCCATCAAACTATGGATGTCCGACTGGAAGTTTTTGATGCTTTGGGAAGGCAAATTGCAGTACTGGTTGACCAGCGCCTTAAGGAAGGGATTCACCAGGCATACTTTAATGCATCAGGGCTGTCGAGCGGGTTGTATTTATACCGATTGGAATCAAATGGCGGCCAGCACGTGCGAAGGATGACATTGATTAAGTGAATTGCACATGCAACTGTTAGTGTATATCCTATGCCTGCTATTCATTTAAAAACTTCAGCAATTCAGAATGAAATTCTTCAGGGGCTTCCAGGTGCGGATTGTGGCCTATATTTTCCAGGAGCCTGAGCCGGCAGTCAGGAATAGCATTACATGTAGTTTGCGCGTGTTCAGGGAAATCAGTCCCGTCTTTTTCACCGGAGAGAATTAATGCAGGCACTTCGATATGCGGAAACTCATACACTACCGGCTGGGAATATACCATCTGCCGGTTGATTGCCCTTACTTTTGCCAGGCGCGGCCATTCGGGGCTAAGCTGCCATCCATAATGAATGCGGATATATTTTTCATATTCCTGATCCCAATTCACATAGTAATTTTCCTGTTGTTGCCTGATGTCCTCATACGTCCGATTCATTTCTCCTCTGTATAATTCTTCAGTGCTTTCCCATTCCCTGAGTTTTCTGAAATCCTGTTTACCGATCATATTCACGAGAACCAGTTGCTCGGTAAAATTTGGGTAGGAGAATGCGAAACGTGTGGCAAGCATCCCGCCCATAGAATGGCCAATGATTACGGCATGATCTACGCCGATTTCATTTAAAAGCGTATATGTGTTCGCCGCTTTTTTTTGAAAACTGTATGGAATAATCGGTTTTGATGAACGCCCAAACCCAATTTGATCGGGCACTACCACGCGAAAGCCTGCATCAGATAACACTGCAATCGTCTCATCCCAGTATTCCCCAAAAAAATTGAGGCCGTGAAGTAAAACCACGGTTCTGCCGTTCTCTTCGCCTGTTGGCGCCACATCCATATACGCCATCCTGACATCTTCTCCAAGAATGGAAAATTCGAAATATTCAACGGGATGGGGGTATGGAATATCCTCAAGTGATATGCTTACCGGGCCCCATTCATCAGGCGGTGAGCTCGTATCCTGCGCAAAATGCTTTTCCGGCAAGAAAAAAATGAAGACTGCTAACAGCGTCAAACCGACTGTGAATTTATACCAATAATTTAAAGACTGGATCATAATTCGTACTGTTTGCTTATCAGTTTATTAATTTAATAACCTCCGGTGTTGCATCCTGAACCTTGAACCTTGCATCCTGCCCCTTGTCAATACCCCGCAGCCTGTCCATCAAACCGGGATTCACTTGCCCCGTAATAGACGCCTTTTTCGTGGTCATACATAATTCCCTGGTAGCGGCCAAAGAAGCTTTCTCCAATGCGCACAGTGTGGCCGCGCCGGCGCAGTTCACGTACCACATCGTAATCGATTCCCGACTCGACATTCAGAGTTCCGCCATCGTCCAGTGAAGCATCTCCAACTTCTGTCGGTTCAGTGGAGCCGTTATGCATCCATCGAAACGCATCCCCTGCTTCTTGTATATTCATCCCAAAATCGATCACATTGGTGATGATACTTACATGACCAACCGGCTGATAGGCTCCGCCCATATTCCCGAAGCTGAACCACGGCCGCCCATCTTTCATCGCAAAACCCGGAATAATGGTGTGAAATGGCCGTTTGCCCGGCTCATAGACGTTTGGGTGATTCGGATCAAGCGAAAAGAGCTCACCCCGGTTCTGAAAACTGAATCCTGTTCCCGGCACGACAAACCCGGTACCCATGCCCCGGAAATTACTCTGAATCAGCGAAACCATATTTCCCCTGTTGTCGGCTGTAGTTAGGTAGATGGTATCCCCGTCCTCCATCACATCCACGCCGGTGGTCACATCATTCATCGCCCGATCTCCGATGAGTTCCCTCCGATCTTCTGCATACACTTTTGAGAGCAGGTGATCCGTGGGCTGATCATAAAAGTCGGAATCTGCGTAATGTTTTGCGCGATCTTCATACGCCAGTTTTTTGGCTTCAGTCATCAGGTGCAGGACCTCGGCAGAACCAAACCCTTTTTCTGAAAGATCATATCCCTCCAGAATATTGAGCATCTGCAATACGGCCGTGCCCTGGTTATTGCCGCCAATCTGGTAGATATCGTACCCGCGGTAGTTCACTGTAACCGGGTCTACCCACTCGGATGTGTGCTGCTCAAAATCTTCGAAACGGAGATAGCCTTCGTTTTCAATCATCCACTCATCAATTTTCTCCGCAATCTCACCCCTGTAAAACGCATCGCGCCCCTGTTCGGCGAGAAGGCGAAACGTATTTCCAAGATCGGGATTTCTGAACATTTCTCCTTTTTCCGGTCCGCGCCCATCTATCGTAAATGTCTCTTCAAACGCGCCCGGCTGTTCGCTCAAAAAACCGGCAGAGCGCTGCCAGTACATTGAAATGGCTTCACTGACCGGGAACCCCTCTTCGGCATAATAGATCGGCTCGGCGAGAATTGTACTCATAGGGACCGAACCAAACCTGTCGTGCATCTCAAACCATCCGTCTACCGCACCGGGCACCGACACCGAAAGCAAATCATAGGCCGGGATGCTTTCCTCACCTTTATCATCCAGGATCTCCATCAGTTCATCATACGAAAGGTTCCGGGGTGATCGTCCGCTCGCGTTGATTGCATAAAGCTGTTCACTTTCAGCATGCCAGATGATGGCAAATAGATCTCCGCCAATTCCGTTGCCTGTAGGCTCCATCAAACCAATCGCTGCATTTGCCGCGATCGCTGCATCTATCGCGTTACCACCCTGACGAAGTATATCAAGCCCAACTTGTGTAGCCAGCGGCTGGCTTGTCGCTACCATTCCACGATGCCCAATCACTTCGGAACGGGTTGCAAACGATTCGCCAGCTTCACGGTCGATTTGTGCGTGGAGGATGTCAGTAAAAACAAGAAGTGAAATGAGAGCAAACAGCGGGAGTATTAGACGTGATTTCATAGTTCAAAAATAGTGAAGTTGAAATTGAGCGTGGCAGAGGATGATACAGATTAATGTAAAGCAAAAGGATAAATAGAGAAAATCTATTCCGCATGTTAGTCCAGACAAGACAGATGGTTTTGGTGAAGTGATCTCATGACCTGCCAGAGTGCTGAACGGAGTGAAGCTCCTGGTAGAGTCAGGAAGGAGTGTTGTACGGTTTTGAACCGATGAACTGACGAACAGAAGAACAGAGAAATGATAAAGTTGAGACTGAGCTTACCTATAATCTATTTGTCCCATCGATCTTTCCAGTATCTTGGGTTTCTTCGCAGATGCATTACCGCAACAATATAGATATGGGCCGATTCCGGGTCATAATGATAGAGTAAACCAAAGGGAAATCGCTGTACTAAAATTCTGCGAATGGCTCCGCTCACTTTTGTCCACGAACGGGATTTTCCTTTACCCTTTGAACCGTTTTATAAACTTCCACAGAAAATTCAAAACCAAGCTCTCTCTGTTGATCTTCAAAATAATCGATAGCCTTTGTTAATTCGTTTTCAGCTTCAGGATGAAAACTGTAGTTCATTCAGAAAAGCGTTTTTGAATTCTTTCAAATACATCATCTCCTGGAATGGGTGAGGTTTTTCCCGATTTTAAATCAAGAAGGCGATTTTCTGCCACTTCTATCCACTGATCTTCAATCTCCTGATCCACCGGGTTTAACGTTTTTAAAACGGAATCGGCAACCCGGATTCTTTCGTCTACTGGTAGTGATTCTATCTCTTTAATTAGTCTGTTCGTGGTTCGATCACTCATGGCAGCATAAAAATTGAAATTGATTAGAAGTTATCTCAAATAACGACTATATCTGTGAATTATTCAAAATCTGTTGATTCTGTTAATTGCTCATCATAATAATTTACGTTATATCTGCTGAACGGTACCCTGCAGATTGACGGTTAAAGAACTGCCATTTACTTACTATCTTTCTTATTCACTTTTAAGCTGTAAACATTTTAAAGATCGTTTTTTCATGATCCAGGAATATTTAAACTCTGTTGATAAATTTATCATTATCGGGGATCGGGTCCTCATCAAACCGCGTGATATGGAAACGCACACCAAAAGCGGACTGGTGCTGCCTGCCACGGTGAAAGAGAAAGAGGAAATTCAGAGCGGTTATATTATTAAAACCGGGCCCGGCTACCCGATTCCATCGCAGGATATCGAAGAGCCATGGAAAGATTCATCCAGCGACACAAAATATATGGGGATGCAGGCTGAAGAGGGCGATCTTGCCATTTTCCTGAAAAGCCGCGCTCATGAAATCGAATTTGAAAACGAGAAGTTTCTGATTATTCCCCACGCCGCGATTTTATTGCTGATACGGGATGATCATCAGTTGGAATGATGTAGCACGTCATCGCGAAATACAGTCATCCCGGGCTTGACCCGGGATCTCCCATTTTCGCTCCAGCCTGGGATTTGAACATTGGCAAAACACATAGTTTTGCATGAACGGGAGATACCGTCCCGATGCTTCGGGACGGTATGACCCCTCAACGAGCTTTTACACTTATCAAACAAACCCCAATCACCATGAACCGATCCTCTTTCCTCAAACATCTCGCACTGCTTTCTGCAGGTACTGCACTTCTGCCACGGCTGAAGGTTTTTCAAAACTCTCCATTTACTGAAATAAGAAACGGAATCGGCACATTTAGCATGCGGGGCGGCACGATTGGCTGGATGGCACGTCCCGGTTTTACAGTTGTAGTGGATTCGCAATACAGTGATACAGCCTCCGATTTTCTTGAAGGAATTTCGCGGTTTGATAGCGGCCCTGAAACCGTTCTGATTAATTCGCACCATCACGGGGACCATACTTCCGGAAATGGTACATTTCGCGAAGCGGGATACCGAATTTTTGCTCATGAGCAGGTTCCGGTCCTGCAGCGCCGCGGTGCCGATAATCCTGATGAAGTTGTAGCCGCCGATGAAACCTACAGCGAAAACCTGGAGCTGGATGCCGGCAACGAAACCGTTCTCCTGAAGTATTACGGGAATGCACACACTGGCGGCGACTCGGTCACCTGGTTCGAAAATTCCAACATCGCGCATATGGGCGACCTGGTGTTTAATCGTCTCTATCCATTTATCGACCGCGACGGCGGTGCTTCGATCGAGGGGTGGATCAATCTCCTGGAGCGTGTAAGTGATGAAGCAGATTCCGACACGATATTTATCTTTGGACACGGAAACCCGGAATTCGGTATCACGGGCAGTTCTGCTGATCTGCTTCACATGCGCGATTTCCTCTCCAAAGTTCTTGAACACACACAGCAGGGCATTTCAGCCGGACGCAGCCGCGAAGAGATTACGCAGATTGAGTCGTTTGATGAATTTCCAGATTACATCAGTCCAAGCGATTTTCTTTCACTCCCCCGCAATTTAAATGTTGCCTATCGTGAACTCACCGAATAAAACTGACGCCAGAAAACCAAAAGGTACTGAATGCTCCGTCAATCGCCGCTGCCTCTATTGCGGTCAGATAGCCGGAATGGTGTGGGTTCACGGCCACGGTCAGTGCGCATCGTGCGGCGTGAATGTGGATGAGTGCTGCCGGGGGGAGAACCAGATACAAGATAAAAGGTGACAGATGTTAGGTAGTTCGAGCATAATTTCACTTCGTTTAACAGCAGAAGTTTGATTACATTTTTATCCTGATTTCTAACCACCGTTTTCGAAGCCGGATTTTCCTATTGAATGAATGATATGCATCAAAACAGATCTCTCCCCTTCCTTTTTGCTCTTTTAATTTCACTGTCAGCCTTTCCCGCTTTTGCGCAGCAGATCAGCTACGATCATGTGGATTCCAAAGATGTGCACGCCATTTTTATGGATTACGATGAAACCACCGGCGGATGTGTAATTGGTATTGCGGATCATGGTGAGCTGATTTTTTCAAATGGCTACGGAATGGCCAACCTTGAGTATGGAATTCCACTCGAATCCGATTCGAGACTGATGATCGCATCAATATCAAAACAATTTGCCGCAGCTGCAATGCTCATGATGGAGCAGGAAGGAGTGCTCGATCTGGATGAAAACCTTCAAACCTACATCCCCGAAATTCCCGATTTTGACGAGCCGATCACCGCCCGCCAGCTGATCCATCACACTTCCGGCCTGCGCGATCTTTTCTCACTGCTGCACCTGAAAGATCTCGGACTCGATCCCACCACAACCACCGAAGACGCTCTTGAGCTGATCAGAAATCAGCAGCGGCTGAATTTTCGTCCGAATACAAATCACGTCTACAGCAACAGCGGTTACGTACTGATGTCAGTTCTGACTGAAAACCTCACGGGGATGACGCTCAGAGAGTATACAGACAAACATTTTTTCAAGCCCCTGGGGATGAACGCCACTCACTTTCATGATGACCTGGAGATGATCGTGCCTAAGCGGACCGACAGTTATCGGCCGACGGATAATGGGCCCGGACGTTTTTATCGTGACAATATCGACAGAGTGGGTGCGCGCGGCCTGTTTACCACTATTGAGGATTTTGCGCTTTGGGATGCCAACTTCATCGATAATCGCACAAACCTGGATCAGTTCACCGAACGAATGACCGAAAAAGGAGTGCACAATAACGGAAGATCGCACAGTTACGCCGCCGGGCTGAGAATCGGCACGTATCGCGGTCTTGAAACCGTTGGTCATGGCGGAAACTATATGGGGTTTCGATCCAGCTACATGCGATTCCCTGAGTATGAACTGGGAATCATGGTTTTTTGCAACATGAGTGATATAAACCCTGCAGCGCATGCGCGTCAGCTTGCTGATCTCTACCTGATGGAGTTTTTCGAGGAAACATTCAGCGAGTTTGCCGGCCGATACCGAAACGAGGGATTTGCCCGTGAATATGATCTGCTGATTGAAGATGGTGATCTCTACCTGAAGAAATCATCCCGCGATAAAGAGCGCCTGATCTGGCAAAACGGCGACCTTTTCAGCGCCGGCGGTTGGACACTCGAATTCACACGTGAAGATGAATCCATCACCGGGTTCACCGTTGAAACTTCCCGTACCGGTAAAATCACTTTTAACAGGCTGTAAGTCCATCAAAAGCTGTATCTCTATCTTAAACAGACCGAATCCAATGAACCGAACCATTTTTATCACACTTCTGATTCTCATCTCCGCTTTTTTCTGGACAGCAAACATGAACGCTGCCAGCAACGACAATCCGGAAACAGTTCAGGGTGTATCCACCGAAAAAATTGAAGAGATTTTTGCGATCTATGAAAGCTCAGATGCGCCGGGATGCGCCGTTTCGGTTTACAGTGAAGGAAACGAAATCTACAAAAATACGTTCGGCCTCTCCAATCTCGATTATGGAATTGCGCTTAGTGACTCCTCTGCGTTTTACATGGCTTCGGTATCCAAGCAAGTGACTGCAGCAGCGGCAGGCCTGCTTGTGATCCGCGGTGAACTTGATGACACTGCCCCGGTCTCCGATTATATTGAAGAGTGGCCGGATTACGCCTCCGATGTTCAGGTTCACCATCTATTCAGTCACACTTCCGGTCTGCCCGATATCTACGGTTTGATGGAGATTGCCGGTGTGCCGGTCAACAATCCGATGGATATTGAAGATTATATGGAGCTGATCCGCCATGGGGAGTCACTGAAATTTTCGCCGGGAACTGACTACGCCTATACCAACAGCGGATACACAACTCTGGCTCACCTTGTGGAGATAATCTCTGAAAAACCGTTTTTTCAGTTTGTTGAAGATGAGTTTTTTAAACCATTAGGTATGAGTTCGACTCATTTTCACAGTGACCGCCTCAGGGTGATTCCCAACCGGGTAATCAGCTATCGCCCCGGAGAAGAGCAGTTTCGGCGCACCTATCTCGGGATGTTCCAGGGCGTGGGTCCGGGCGGGCTCTATTCCACATTGAATGATTGGGCAAAGTGGGAAGCATTCTGGTACGGCAGTCTTGATTGGGATGGCGGAATTACGGTTGAAGAGGCTTCGGAATTGAAATCTTTGATGGTCACTCCTGCAATTGCGGATGGCGAAGAGCTTGACTATGGCTGGGGCCTCCACATCGAAAAGAGAAAAGGACAGCTCATGATCGGGCACGGCGGTTCTTTTATGGGTTTCCGTACCGACTACCGTCGTTATCCGGATCATGGATATTCGTTCTTAACCCTTTGCAACCGCGGCGATGCCGAACCGCGCGATTTCAACGACCGGCTCGCAGATCTTTTTCTGCAAGATGATTTTGAGGCCTACCTGGCTCCTTATGGCGGAACCTACCGAAATGATGAGCTGCCCATTGAGTATGAACTTACTGTGGAAGAAGGGAATCTAAATCTGATCAGAAGAAACTCACCCAACGGAGCGATGACGGAAGACGCAGAAGATATCTGGCGCGCCGGTTCATGGGATTTTGTATTCGAACGCAGCGATGAAGGGCAAATAACGGGGTTTGTCGTATCAACCGGGCGTGCCCGTGATGTGGAGTTCACAAAAATCAATGGGGATCAGTTATAGAAATTCTTCTCCGGTGTTTATCGATGCTCTGTGCGACATCCTTGTGGAATGATATACTCATCACTCAATCAGCAGATAGGAAACCGAACGGCCCGGCACCCGAAGCTTGATTCCGCCATCTGTTTCTGCTGAAAACGCCTCCATCTCTTCATAATTCAGGGGACCACCGGATGCGTATTCCGGCCCGATATTATTTATTTCGACCTGACGCGAAAAATCGCCGCCCTCACCTCCTGTGATTGTATACCAGTAGTATCGCTCACCCGGGTCGGCATCAATCAGGTCGACTTCCAC
The window above is part of the Rhodohalobacter sp. SW132 genome. Proteins encoded here:
- a CDS encoding serine hydrolase; this translates as MNRTIFITLLILISAFFWTANMNAASNDNPETVQGVSTEKIEEIFAIYESSDAPGCAVSVYSEGNEIYKNTFGLSNLDYGIALSDSSAFYMASVSKQVTAAAAGLLVIRGELDDTAPVSDYIEEWPDYASDVQVHHLFSHTSGLPDIYGLMEIAGVPVNNPMDIEDYMELIRHGESLKFSPGTDYAYTNSGYTTLAHLVEIISEKPFFQFVEDEFFKPLGMSSTHFHSDRLRVIPNRVISYRPGEEQFRRTYLGMFQGVGPGGLYSTLNDWAKWEAFWYGSLDWDGGITVEEASELKSLMVTPAIADGEELDYGWGLHIEKRKGQLMIGHGGSFMGFRTDYRRYPDHGYSFLTLCNRGDAEPRDFNDRLADLFLQDDFEAYLAPYGGTYRNDELPIEYELTVEEGNLNLIRRNSPNGAMTEDAEDIWRAGSWDFVFERSDEGQITGFVVSTGRARDVEFTKINGDQL